The region CGTATCAGCACGGCATTCTCCATCTGTATGTCGTAGAGGTCGGCACCTACGGCCCCTGCTACCTTAACCGTCAGCAGGGCAGCATCGGTTAGCATGCGTTCCCGCAGGTGCTGCAGCAGCGCGTTGTCCTCCGGCACCAGGTCCACGATATAGGAGGTAAGCTGGTAAATCTCTTCCCCTTTCCGGAAGATTGGGAGTTGGTCGTGTTTGTGCATGGGGCCTGGTTTAGTAAGGTGCGCTGCAGCAGCAGGTTATTCGTTAAAGTGGTACAGGAACGTGATGATGCCTGTGAAAGCCGGCTTTTTGCTGTTCTCGATCTCCAGCGTTACCTCGAGGCGGGCCTTGGCAATGCCGCGCAGGTTCTTTACCGACAGCAGTTTGGCACGCAGGCGCACGCGGCTGTTCACGGTTACGGCCTGGTTAAAGCGGAGAGTCTCGATCTCATAGTTCACCTGCATCTTCAGGTTCCGGATGGAGGTGATCTGCGACCACAGGTAGGGCAGCAGCGATACGGTGAGGTAGCCATGAGCGATGGTGGCCCCAAAGGGTGTTTCCTGCTTGGCGCGTTCCGCGTCCAGGTGTATCCATTGGTGGTCCAGGGTAGCATCGGCAAACTTGTTTATCTGCTCCTGCGTGATGGTATGGTAATCCGAAACCCCCATTTCGGTGCCTTCATACCTGGTAAGTTCTTCAAGGGTGCTAATTACTAACTGGCTCATAAGGTAAGGTTGTATGTGTTTGTGTGGCAGCGCTTCTACGTTATACCTGCTCTATCCATCAACCCGAATCAAACAGAAGTATACAGCAGGCACGCGCTGGTGCGAGGCCTAATATACGAAACTTCAATACTTAGTTGAATTAATAAATACTGTGATCGCCTCCAAAGTATGGTCTGTTTATAGTATGAGACAGCCATTTCCGGCGCTTTTTTTGCTGCATCTACCATATTTATAGCATAAAAAGTATACTTTTTATAATCCTGATAGTATAAAATATAAATGTTTTTGAATCTAAAAATCA is a window of Pontibacter kalidii DNA encoding:
- a CDS encoding MaoC family dehydratase; translation: MSQLVISTLEELTRYEGTEMGVSDYHTITQEQINKFADATLDHQWIHLDAERAKQETPFGATIAHGYLTVSLLPYLWSQITSIRNLKMQVNYEIETLRFNQAVTVNSRVRLRAKLLSVKNLRGIAKARLEVTLEIENSKKPAFTGIITFLYHFNE